One Myxococcus stipitatus DNA segment encodes these proteins:
- a CDS encoding RHS repeat-associated core domain-containing protein encodes MGGSRKNTPLTGSSGSINIGDPFSIANGQSHEAFLEAILPTGNRTLNFVRYFVSHFDVWTYYPTLRAVPKPYGSDPQNQHAARWWHSLLSVVRIRYSTQWLLLDTSGHQYSFASCTIPSGSSSCFAGNDGYSFSLRSRLERTATGFVFHEDDALRYVYEAHHVHEATSFYFLSRIEDYAGNTLLTLTYAQPPGISCPTGEAGSTAGVPYISTATTNSGTQLLFSYKALSRTSSVTECVLDSIDIQAPGTSAQRLVSYAYTQSGGVERPGLLASASSPSRGAGQPQRVETYDYTATQFRVSRDGKTVAQHDYENTYYARVTSTQGPGESLSVSWGARGTCQPGSNCCGSTPYVRDVVTQTAGRGDGLSTAAGFTRSYEILPMATAFTFHEARTYRTVDSCTVPQSCSPGSVQYEWDCTDSSRTFPGFEKGIKDKRGNWTANIFTAATGSRPKALTEKSAVLVGATDVNGSNALQRTDFAYTYGYNFLQLPSHKQQTSVIASPSDENPYSRIQYVYESSTTAPPNRDRLKATLWSGWTKDFKSTGWDKVPKTIATFTFTARTVGDTTPDPLGRVVEEHGPCYVATSGTPTDCEAGKDFPITRYFYWPHNAGTAAAGHMQKIVRYPSQAPGTTPLETKFNTYDVWGNPTQIENPDGTLTNNTWVENRLISSQVGSQPAIQFGYLDDRLSYVKHRATDSYEVYCYRTGVSSTSCSGTLTPNLQWRARAPNSDGTGWTERVEYAYWPDGTLKEARHVAMNGTVAETRFVMSYAADAHKRPVLEKWGEGSGSFSASAAYDGADNLTAIGHAFNAPPAWCGGVSDVSSGTPLSDLCNHPSYDRANRLESLLQYPGGSSAATKTLFARDAQGNITGIKSGCAASDSYSTCTQPASTYVYDDFHRLVEVTPAQATGTLRLAYDAQGNRILRETAAMRALGERVEYTYDNLSRLKLVEKVSGSLRTALYRLGYDDTGAPPSGCGTGLDLSTASSRSLGRLRYKQDSFGFTWYRYDEEGRVTAEVRARDGSCGGNANNNPHTLYAYTADGGLERVTYPYGRQVHYLYGSGANSHRVTGIEVTLHDGTSWGTPRTLLSDIRWEPFGGLRSYRLLHDNGSSSASVDYAVGGDASASSGGCSSSPPSSGTGYDLTGRLRSLRVTSSAASTGAGDIFQRNYQWAADQVLRTDTCVLGGTARTETFTYDRLLRLTGRQLTGAQSGTSLDTSYGYDSRSNRSSSSEDGFPSTSTLASSGAADWLSSLTSQTDASLQSRYAYDSDGRALQKAQGKWMTGADASLLEFFYGQDTSVATDTVFRAVRVNGASYNYFYDAEGRRRAKGYENGNKDEFFYDGAKHLLVDQGNGSNASGAAYLVTDDYVWLGDRAVAVVRGRLSSSWARQSDASTTCDRHGEATACGIRFFVTDHIAKAALTLDSQLRVTDVTDHDAFGLPNHVSLHASTAHPYPNGLSSTLADFTQVAGSSSLTVQARVLFHLVDTESLSGGGAEDDTVHVKDGDTGTTLASFTGHLGRKTTAWLQPSAGRIAVAFTSGPNSNPSHAGAIIEGYEYRRFQSGAQPFASPLRFPGQYYDAETGLFENWNRYYDPAVARYFQPEPILADPEYIDFTAQQGRGLPAYAYAVNNPLYFIDETGLWPWGGEDYQGCYSACLESENAYVWLYMIPFVPVPKWALFHRGSHNTTLLSSFGHRLGRALGGTGARSFVGTSAMRSAGRFGSTFIAPGLLAWSLSKTSLCMSRCLEEDSVMKSCN; translated from the coding sequence ATGGGCGGCTCCCGGAAGAATACCCCCCTGACGGGCTCCTCCGGCAGCATCAACATCGGCGACCCCTTCAGCATCGCCAACGGGCAGAGTCACGAAGCCTTCCTCGAGGCCATCCTCCCCACCGGCAACAGGACGCTCAACTTCGTCCGCTACTTCGTCTCACACTTCGACGTCTGGACCTACTACCCCACCCTGCGCGCCGTCCCCAAGCCCTACGGCTCCGACCCCCAGAATCAACACGCCGCGCGCTGGTGGCACAGCCTCCTCTCCGTCGTCCGAATCCGCTACTCCACCCAGTGGCTCCTGCTCGACACCAGCGGACACCAGTACTCCTTCGCCTCGTGCACCATCCCCTCCGGCTCCTCTTCATGCTTCGCGGGCAACGACGGCTATAGCTTCAGCCTCCGCAGCCGCCTCGAGCGCACCGCCACCGGCTTCGTCTTCCACGAGGACGACGCCCTTCGCTACGTCTACGAGGCCCACCACGTCCACGAGGCCACCTCCTTCTACTTCCTCTCCCGCATCGAGGACTACGCCGGCAACACCCTCCTCACCCTGACGTATGCCCAGCCCCCTGGCATCTCCTGCCCCACGGGCGAAGCAGGCAGCACCGCCGGCGTCCCCTACATCAGCACTGCCACCACCAACAGCGGCACCCAGCTGCTCTTCTCCTACAAGGCCCTCTCACGCACCAGCAGCGTCACCGAGTGCGTCCTCGACTCCATCGACATCCAGGCCCCGGGCACCTCCGCCCAGCGCCTCGTCTCCTACGCCTATACCCAGAGTGGCGGCGTCGAGCGTCCGGGTCTCCTCGCCTCCGCCTCCTCTCCCAGCCGGGGCGCCGGCCAGCCCCAGCGCGTCGAAACCTACGACTACACCGCCACCCAGTTCCGCGTCAGTCGTGACGGAAAGACTGTCGCCCAGCACGACTACGAGAATACCTACTACGCTCGCGTCACCTCCACTCAGGGCCCCGGCGAATCCCTCTCCGTCTCCTGGGGCGCTCGCGGCACCTGCCAGCCCGGCTCCAACTGCTGCGGCAGCACCCCCTACGTCCGCGACGTCGTCACCCAAACGGCTGGCCGCGGCGACGGGTTGTCCACCGCCGCCGGCTTCACCCGCTCCTACGAAATCCTCCCCATGGCCACGGCCTTCACCTTCCACGAGGCCCGCACCTACCGCACCGTCGACAGCTGCACCGTCCCCCAGTCCTGCTCCCCTGGCAGCGTCCAGTACGAGTGGGACTGCACCGACTCCAGCCGCACCTTCCCCGGCTTCGAGAAGGGAATCAAAGACAAGCGCGGCAACTGGACGGCCAACATCTTCACCGCCGCCACCGGCTCCCGCCCCAAAGCCCTCACCGAGAAATCCGCCGTCCTCGTCGGCGCCACCGACGTCAATGGCTCCAACGCCCTCCAGCGCACCGACTTCGCCTACACCTACGGCTACAACTTCCTCCAGCTCCCCAGTCACAAACAGCAGACTTCTGTCATCGCCTCCCCCAGCGATGAGAATCCATATTCCCGAATACAGTATGTCTATGAGAGTTCGACGACGGCCCCGCCCAACCGAGACAGGCTCAAAGCTACCCTCTGGAGCGGGTGGACCAAGGACTTCAAATCAACAGGGTGGGACAAGGTCCCGAAGACCATCGCCACTTTCACCTTCACCGCCCGCACCGTCGGCGACACCACGCCCGACCCGCTCGGCCGCGTCGTCGAGGAGCATGGCCCCTGCTACGTCGCTACCTCCGGCACTCCCACTGACTGTGAGGCCGGCAAGGACTTCCCCATCACCCGCTACTTCTACTGGCCTCACAACGCCGGCACCGCCGCCGCGGGCCACATGCAGAAAATCGTCAGGTACCCCTCTCAAGCACCTGGCACGACGCCGCTGGAAACCAAGTTCAACACCTACGACGTCTGGGGCAACCCCACCCAAATTGAAAACCCCGACGGCACCCTCACCAACAACACCTGGGTCGAGAACCGCCTCATCTCCTCTCAAGTCGGAAGCCAGCCCGCCATCCAGTTCGGCTACCTGGATGACCGCCTCTCCTACGTCAAGCACCGGGCCACCGACTCCTACGAGGTGTATTGCTACCGCACCGGTGTCTCCAGCACCAGTTGCTCCGGCACCCTGACGCCCAACCTCCAGTGGCGCGCTCGCGCCCCCAACTCCGACGGCACCGGGTGGACCGAGCGCGTGGAGTACGCCTACTGGCCCGACGGCACCCTCAAGGAGGCTCGCCATGTCGCCATGAATGGCACTGTCGCAGAAACCCGCTTCGTCATGAGCTACGCCGCCGACGCCCACAAGCGTCCCGTCCTCGAGAAGTGGGGTGAGGGCTCCGGCAGCTTCTCCGCCTCCGCGGCCTATGACGGCGCCGACAACCTCACCGCCATCGGCCACGCTTTCAACGCCCCTCCCGCCTGGTGCGGCGGCGTCTCGGACGTCTCCTCCGGCACTCCTCTCTCCGACCTCTGCAACCACCCCAGCTATGACCGCGCCAACCGCCTGGAGAGCCTCCTCCAGTACCCGGGCGGAAGCAGCGCCGCCACCAAGACTCTCTTCGCTCGTGATGCCCAGGGCAACATCACCGGCATCAAATCGGGCTGCGCGGCCTCCGACTCCTACTCGACCTGCACCCAGCCCGCCTCCACCTATGTCTATGACGACTTCCATCGCCTCGTGGAGGTGACGCCCGCCCAGGCAACGGGCACGCTTCGACTCGCCTACGACGCCCAAGGCAACCGCATCCTCCGCGAAACCGCCGCCATGCGCGCCCTGGGCGAGCGCGTCGAATACACCTACGACAACCTCTCCCGGCTCAAGCTCGTGGAGAAGGTCTCCGGCTCCCTGCGGACGGCCCTCTACCGCCTCGGTTACGACGACACAGGCGCGCCCCCCTCCGGCTGCGGCACTGGACTCGACCTCTCCACCGCCTCCTCTCGCTCGCTGGGACGTCTTCGCTACAAGCAGGACTCCTTCGGCTTCACCTGGTACCGCTATGACGAGGAGGGCCGCGTCACCGCCGAAGTCCGCGCACGCGACGGCTCCTGCGGCGGCAACGCCAACAACAACCCCCACACCCTCTATGCGTATACGGCCGACGGAGGCCTCGAGCGCGTCACCTACCCCTACGGCCGGCAGGTCCACTACCTCTATGGCTCCGGCGCCAACTCCCACCGCGTCACCGGCATTGAAGTCACCCTCCATGACGGCACCTCCTGGGGCACTCCCCGAACGCTGCTGAGCGACATCCGCTGGGAGCCCTTCGGCGGCCTGCGCAGCTACCGCCTCCTCCACGACAACGGCTCCTCCTCCGCCTCCGTCGACTACGCCGTCGGCGGCGACGCCAGCGCCTCCTCCGGCGGCTGCTCCTCCTCACCTCCCTCCTCCGGTACCGGCTATGACTTGACGGGACGCCTGCGCTCCCTCCGCGTCACCTCCAGCGCCGCCTCCACCGGCGCCGGCGACATCTTCCAGCGCAACTACCAGTGGGCCGCTGACCAAGTCCTTCGTACCGACACCTGCGTCCTCGGCGGCACCGCCCGCACGGAGACTTTCACCTACGACAGGCTCCTGCGCCTCACCGGCCGCCAACTCACCGGCGCCCAGTCCGGCACCTCCCTCGACACCTCCTACGGCTATGACAGCCGCAGCAACCGCTCCTCCTCCTCCGAGGACGGCTTCCCCTCCACCTCCACCCTCGCCTCCTCCGGCGCCGCCGACTGGCTCTCCTCACTCACCTCTCAAACCGACGCCTCCCTCCAGTCCCGCTACGCCTACGACTCTGACGGCCGCGCACTCCAGAAGGCTCAAGGCAAGTGGATGACGGGCGCCGACGCCTCCCTCCTCGAATTCTTCTACGGCCAGGACACCTCCGTCGCCACGGACACCGTCTTCCGCGCCGTCCGCGTCAACGGCGCCAGCTACAACTACTTCTATGACGCCGAGGGCCGCCGCAGGGCCAAGGGCTACGAAAACGGCAACAAGGACGAATTCTTCTACGACGGCGCCAAGCACCTCCTCGTCGACCAGGGCAATGGCAGCAACGCCTCCGGCGCGGCCTACCTCGTCACTGACGACTACGTCTGGCTGGGTGACAGGGCTGTCGCCGTGGTGCGCGGACGCCTCTCCTCCAGTTGGGCACGCCAGTCCGACGCCTCCACCACCTGCGACAGACACGGCGAAGCCACCGCCTGCGGCATCCGCTTCTTCGTCACCGACCACATTGCCAAGGCCGCTTTGACACTCGACTCCCAGCTTCGTGTCACCGACGTCACGGACCATGACGCCTTCGGCCTCCCCAACCACGTCTCCCTCCACGCCTCCACCGCCCACCCCTACCCCAACGGCCTCTCCTCCACTCTCGCCGACTTCACCCAGGTGGCTGGCTCCTCCAGCCTCACCGTCCAGGCCCGCGTCCTCTTCCACCTCGTCGACACCGAGTCCCTCTCCGGTGGCGGCGCCGAGGACGACACCGTCCACGTCAAGGACGGCGACACCGGCACCACCCTGGCTTCCTTCACGGGACACCTCGGCCGCAAGACCACTGCCTGGCTCCAGCCTTCCGCAGGCCGCATTGCAGTCGCCTTCACCTCAGGCCCCAACTCCAACCCCTCGCACGCTGGCGCCATCATCGAAGGCTATGAGTACCGCCGCTTCCAGTCCGGCGCTCAACCCTTCGCCTCTCCCCTCCGCTTCCCCGGCCAGTACTACGACGCCGAAACCGGCCTCTTCGAAAACTGGAACCGCTATTACGATCCTGCTGTCGCTCGGTATTTCCAGCCGGAACCAATATTGGCGGATCCAGAGTACATAGATTTCACGGCACAGCAGGGGCGCGGCCTTCCAGCGTATGCCTACGCAGTGAACAATCCGCTGTACTTCATCGACGAGACTGGACTGTGGCCTTGGGGAGGAGAAGACTACCAAGGCTGCTATTCGGCGTGCCTTGAGAGCGAGAATGCCTACGTGTGGCTTTACATGATCCCGTTCGTTCCCGTTCCAAAATGGGCCCTATTTCACCGCGGCTCCCATAACACTACGCTTCTTAGTTCATTCGGGCATCGGCTCGGTAGGGCCTTGGGTGGAACGGGTGCTCGGTCGTTTGTGGGAACCAGCGCGATGAGGTCTGCGGGTCGATTCGGCTCCACTTTCATCGCTCCTGGCCTGCTCGCGTGGAGTCTTTCGAAGACATCACTGTGCATGTCGCGGTGCCTGGAAGAGGATTCCGTCATGAAATCGTGCAATTAA
- a CDS encoding amidohydrolase family protein: protein MEGRLLLKNCAVFRADGRVRRGMAVVVEGGVIRRVAADAQVPVLPGDWEVACRGRLVAPGLVDSHSHLVNGQLLPPNGQFLLLPPRERLERMRRVARLLTSEDIEALTRFAAARSLRDGVTLVVEHLACADVAGGLAAQARAAESVGLRMLLSHSTHSMDGSTQADAWLEANVDFARRHARHRLVRGALGFHASYTCEDALLSRISRLSAELDVPTVFHLAENEDDLSTTYARHGQRVVPRLDSLGLLSPRAVAGYARALDNAEATRLEQTGTFVSLAARGVRTLERGTDPMEAILLRLHLLGLGTGGHGTLQDELLAALVGVLRISRAGHLPDVDSTLAHLLVNGPAELCTRLFGLPSGTVEEGSLADLVVYDSIPAADPETGYSPYLIGQLSRSPVAWTVVDGRVCVREGQLLGTDYVDLSRAATEALERVWSRAKLGS, encoded by the coding sequence ATGGAAGGTCGCCTGCTGCTGAAGAACTGCGCTGTGTTCCGAGCGGATGGACGGGTCCGTCGGGGCATGGCCGTGGTCGTCGAGGGCGGCGTCATTCGTCGGGTCGCGGCGGACGCACAGGTCCCCGTCCTGCCGGGTGACTGGGAGGTGGCGTGTCGTGGCCGCCTCGTGGCCCCCGGGTTGGTGGACAGCCACTCTCACCTCGTCAACGGGCAACTGCTGCCACCCAATGGCCAGTTCCTGCTCCTGCCGCCGCGAGAGCGCCTGGAGCGGATGCGCCGCGTGGCCCGCCTGCTCACCTCCGAGGACATCGAGGCGCTGACCCGCTTCGCCGCCGCCCGCTCGCTGCGGGATGGTGTCACCCTCGTGGTGGAGCACCTGGCGTGCGCGGACGTGGCGGGAGGGCTCGCCGCCCAGGCCCGCGCCGCGGAGAGCGTGGGCCTGCGCATGCTCCTGAGCCACTCCACGCACAGCATGGATGGCTCCACCCAGGCCGACGCGTGGCTGGAGGCCAACGTCGACTTCGCGCGCCGCCACGCCAGACACCGCCTGGTGCGCGGCGCCCTGGGCTTCCACGCGTCGTACACCTGCGAGGACGCGCTCCTGTCGCGCATCTCCCGGCTCAGCGCGGAGCTGGATGTCCCCACCGTCTTCCACCTCGCGGAGAACGAGGACGACCTCAGCACCACCTACGCCCGCCATGGTCAGCGGGTGGTGCCCCGGCTGGACTCGCTGGGGCTGCTCAGCCCCCGCGCCGTCGCCGGTTACGCCCGCGCGCTCGACAACGCCGAGGCCACGCGCCTGGAGCAGACCGGGACGTTCGTTTCGCTCGCGGCGCGCGGCGTGCGCACGCTGGAGCGCGGCACGGACCCCATGGAGGCCATCCTCCTGCGCCTGCACCTGCTCGGCCTGGGCACGGGCGGCCATGGCACCCTCCAGGACGAGCTGCTCGCCGCGCTCGTGGGCGTGCTGCGCATCTCCCGCGCCGGCCACCTGCCGGACGTGGACAGCACCCTGGCCCACCTGCTCGTCAATGGTCCGGCCGAGCTGTGCACCCGCCTGTTCGGGCTGCCCTCGGGCACCGTGGAGGAGGGCAGCCTCGCGGACCTCGTCGTCTACGACTCCATCCCCGCCGCCGACCCGGAGACGGGCTACTCGCCCTACCTCATCGGCCAGCTCTCCCGCTCGCCGGTGGCCTGGACGGTGGTCGACGGCCGCGTGTGCGTGCGCGAGGGGCAGCTGCTCGGCACCGACTACGTGGACCTGTCCCGCGCCGCCACCGAGGCGCTGGAGCGCGTCTGGTCCCGCGCGAAGCTGGGAAGCTGA
- a CDS encoding class I SAM-dependent rRNA methyltransferase, whose translation MPALVDTLRAARARRGPLLTDPRTTAFRVLQGDADGVPDVTADQFGGLCVISLYRDFAPRDEEALLDAAVAAWAPTSVYLKRRPREARVLANVAKDSLAPEAAARGESVDALTATENGLSFLIRPGQGLSVGLYLDMRDTRAWLLGEARGRTVLNLFAYTCAFGVVARAGGAKRALNIDASRRVLEWGEENARLNGQPVDRYDYIAGDVFDWLRRLAKKGEAFDLVIADPPSFSTTKEARFSAARDYARLAEAAARVVAPGGRLVACCNHAGLPMKRFEAMVSEGLALTGRQGRVVGSLAPSSLDFPTPDGQEPALKVALVQLR comes from the coding sequence ATGCCCGCCCTCGTGGACACGCTCCGGGCCGCGCGCGCCAGACGCGGCCCCCTGCTGACCGACCCCCGCACCACCGCCTTCCGAGTCCTCCAGGGCGACGCGGATGGCGTGCCCGACGTGACCGCGGACCAGTTCGGCGGCCTGTGCGTCATCAGCCTCTATCGCGACTTCGCGCCCCGGGACGAAGAGGCGCTGCTCGACGCCGCCGTCGCCGCGTGGGCCCCGACGAGCGTCTATCTCAAGCGCCGTCCCCGCGAGGCGCGGGTCCTGGCCAACGTGGCGAAGGACTCGCTCGCGCCGGAAGCCGCCGCGCGGGGCGAGTCGGTGGACGCCCTCACCGCGACGGAGAACGGCCTGTCCTTCCTCATCCGCCCCGGCCAGGGCCTGTCCGTGGGCCTCTACCTCGACATGCGCGACACGCGCGCGTGGCTGTTGGGGGAGGCGCGGGGGCGCACGGTGCTCAACCTCTTCGCGTACACATGCGCCTTCGGCGTCGTCGCGCGTGCGGGTGGCGCGAAGCGGGCGCTCAACATCGACGCCAGCCGCCGCGTCCTGGAGTGGGGCGAGGAGAACGCGCGCCTCAACGGACAGCCCGTGGACCGCTACGACTACATCGCGGGCGACGTCTTCGACTGGCTCCGACGGCTGGCGAAGAAGGGCGAAGCCTTCGACCTCGTCATCGCCGACCCGCCGTCGTTCTCCACGACGAAGGAGGCCCGCTTCTCCGCGGCGCGCGACTATGCCCGGCTGGCCGAGGCCGCCGCGCGCGTGGTGGCCCCCGGTGGACGACTGGTTGCCTGCTGCAACCACGCGGGGCTGCCCATGAAGCGCTTCGAGGCCATGGTGTCGGAGGGGCTCGCCCTGACGGGGCGACAGGGACGGGTGGTGGGCTCGTTGGCTCCCTCGTCCCTCGACTTTCCGACACCGGACGGACAGGAACCCGCCTTGAAGGTGGCCCTCGTCCAACTTCGTTAG
- a CDS encoding serine/threonine protein kinase, with translation MSPAAPQQRDTGRFGKYRLIDRIAVGGMAEIFLANQEGEDGRESPVVIKRIRPHLSKHAAFVKMFLNEARLAAQLNHPNVVQIHDLGKIAESYFIAMEYVAGRDMRRVVPKAEALGIPFPLVYAVKIASCVCAGLHHAHTKADIYDNPLNIVHRDVSPENIVVSFDGSVKILDFGIAKAANQVSQTRTGEIKGKLSYMSPEQCLGKALDCRSDIFSLGVVLYEWLTGFKLFTGESEVAVMRSITEGKIYAPSYFREDLPEKVELILMKALERDRDRRYQSAAEMQRDLDAFLDAYDFTPTPLHLANFIKQLFEEELQEEQRRQRSRAATAPTSEEALELSDVVAALDPGAPSVPPELPAPESSPAVTAPITLPPGIAALAPGGPDVRTEPHMLAVPLSREVAEAVDAVARRNGVSAGRMVAELLEAWLKYR, from the coding sequence ATGTCTCCCGCCGCACCGCAGCAGCGCGACACCGGTCGCTTTGGCAAGTACCGGCTCATCGACCGGATCGCCGTGGGAGGGATGGCGGAGATCTTCCTCGCGAACCAGGAAGGCGAGGACGGACGCGAGTCGCCCGTCGTCATCAAGCGCATCCGTCCGCACCTGTCCAAGCACGCGGCCTTCGTGAAGATGTTCCTCAACGAGGCGCGGCTGGCCGCCCAGCTCAACCACCCCAACGTGGTGCAGATCCACGACCTGGGGAAGATCGCGGAGAGCTACTTCATCGCCATGGAGTACGTGGCGGGCCGGGACATGCGCCGGGTCGTCCCCAAGGCGGAGGCGCTCGGCATCCCCTTCCCGCTGGTGTACGCGGTGAAGATTGCCTCGTGTGTCTGCGCGGGACTCCACCACGCGCACACCAAGGCGGACATCTACGACAACCCGCTCAACATCGTGCACCGGGACGTGTCGCCGGAGAACATCGTCGTCTCCTTCGACGGCTCGGTGAAGATCCTCGACTTCGGTATCGCCAAGGCCGCCAACCAGGTGAGCCAGACGCGCACGGGCGAAATCAAGGGCAAGCTCAGCTACATGAGCCCGGAGCAGTGCCTGGGCAAGGCGCTCGACTGTCGCAGCGACATCTTCTCGCTGGGCGTGGTGCTCTACGAGTGGCTCACCGGCTTCAAGCTCTTCACCGGCGAGTCGGAGGTCGCGGTGATGCGCAGCATCACCGAGGGGAAGATCTACGCTCCCTCGTACTTCCGGGAGGACCTGCCGGAGAAGGTCGAGCTCATCCTCATGAAGGCGCTGGAGCGCGACCGCGACCGGCGCTACCAGTCCGCGGCGGAGATGCAGCGCGACCTCGACGCGTTCCTGGACGCGTACGACTTCACGCCCACGCCGCTGCACCTGGCCAACTTCATCAAGCAGCTCTTCGAGGAGGAGCTCCAGGAGGAGCAGCGGCGCCAGCGCTCCCGCGCCGCCACCGCGCCCACGTCCGAGGAGGCGCTGGAGCTTTCGGACGTGGTGGCCGCGCTGGACCCGGGGGCGCCCTCGGTCCCTCCGGAGCTCCCCGCGCCGGAGTCGTCCCCGGCCGTCACCGCGCCCATCACCCTCCCGCCTGGCATCGCCGCCCTGGCGCCGGGGGGGCCCGACGTGCGGACCGAGCCTCACATGCTGGCCGTCCCCCTCTCGAGGGAGGTGGCGGAGGCGGTCGACGCCGTCGCGCGCCGCAACGGCGTGTCGGCCGGGCGCATGGTGGCGGAGCTCCTCGAGGCCTGGCTCAAGTACCGCTGA
- the truA gene encoding tRNA pseudouridine(38-40) synthase TruA: MPRLKLTLEYEGTRYVGWQVQPNGPSLQGVLEGALAKLLGAPVSVRSAGRTDAGVHATGQVVSFDTERVLPMKAYVMGLNSLLPEDVAVVDAVEAPEGFDPRRWSRGKRYRYRVSNRRSRSPLRRVTHWEVFAPLDVEAMRRAAAHLVGRHDYSSFRAADCQAKHAVREVWKVAVEGAPGADIAFVVEGTAFLKHMVRNLVGTLVEVGKGRKPESWVADVLAARDRKRAGPTAPAHGLVMEEVFYGEGPPPRTPGALADADEDEG; this comes from the coding sequence ATGCCCCGGCTGAAGCTGACGCTCGAATACGAGGGCACGCGGTATGTCGGGTGGCAGGTGCAGCCCAATGGCCCGTCGCTCCAGGGCGTGCTGGAGGGGGCGCTGGCGAAGCTGCTCGGCGCGCCGGTGTCGGTGCGCTCCGCCGGTCGCACCGACGCGGGCGTCCACGCCACCGGGCAGGTGGTGAGCTTCGACACGGAGCGCGTGCTGCCCATGAAGGCCTACGTCATGGGGCTCAACAGCCTGCTGCCGGAGGACGTGGCGGTGGTGGACGCGGTGGAGGCGCCGGAGGGTTTCGACCCGCGCCGCTGGTCCCGGGGCAAGCGCTACCGTTACCGCGTCAGCAATCGCCGCTCCCGCTCCCCCCTGCGGCGCGTGACGCATTGGGAGGTCTTCGCGCCGCTGGACGTGGAGGCCATGCGCCGCGCGGCGGCGCACCTGGTGGGACGGCATGACTACTCGTCCTTCCGGGCGGCGGATTGCCAGGCGAAGCACGCGGTGCGCGAGGTGTGGAAGGTGGCGGTGGAGGGGGCTCCGGGAGCGGACATCGCCTTCGTGGTGGAGGGCACGGCCTTCCTGAAGCACATGGTGCGCAACCTGGTGGGGACGCTGGTGGAGGTGGGCAAGGGGCGCAAGCCGGAGTCCTGGGTCGCCGACGTGCTGGCCGCCAGGGACCGCAAGCGCGCCGGGCCCACGGCGCCGGCTCACGGGTTGGTGATGGAGGAGGTGTTCTACGGGGAGGGGCCGCCTCCTCGGACGCCAGGGGCCTTGGCGGACGCGGACGAGGACGAGGGCTGA